The following proteins are co-located in the Imtechella halotolerans genome:
- a CDS encoding sigma-54-dependent transcriptional regulator → MPKILIIEDEAAIRRVLTKILTEENDAYEVDEAEDGALGLEKVKKEDYDLVLCDIKIPKMDGVEVLEAAKQLKPEVPFVMISGHGDLETAVNTMRLGAYDYISKPPDLNRLLNTVRNALDRKELVVENTILKKKVSKNYEMVGDSEAIMQIKDIIEKVAPTDARVLVTGPNGTGKELVAHWLHQKSERASGPMIEVNCAAIPSELIESELFGHVKGAFTSAVKDRAGKFEAANGGTIFLDEIGDMSLSAQAKVLRALQENKISRVGSDKDIKVNVRVVAATNKNLQKEIEEGRFREDLYHRLAVILIKVPALNDRREDIPVLVRHFSEKIAGEQGNTPKQFSDKAIKLLQEYDWTGNIRELRNVVERLIILGGKEVSESDVRLFASK, encoded by the coding sequence ATGCCTAAAATATTAATTATTGAAGATGAAGCGGCTATCCGTCGTGTATTGACAAAAATCCTTACGGAGGAAAACGATGCCTATGAGGTTGATGAGGCTGAAGATGGAGCATTAGGATTGGAAAAAGTGAAAAAAGAAGATTATGATTTAGTGCTTTGCGATATTAAAATTCCGAAGATGGACGGAGTTGAAGTTCTTGAAGCAGCTAAACAACTTAAACCAGAAGTTCCTTTTGTTATGATATCTGGTCACGGTGATTTAGAAACTGCCGTAAATACTATGCGTTTGGGAGCCTATGATTATATATCCAAACCACCCGATTTGAATAGATTACTTAATACGGTTCGCAATGCACTAGATAGAAAGGAGCTGGTAGTTGAAAATACAATCTTAAAAAAGAAGGTTAGTAAAAACTATGAGATGGTTGGAGATAGTGAAGCAATAATGCAAATAAAAGATATTATAGAGAAGGTGGCTCCTACCGATGCACGAGTACTGGTTACTGGACCTAATGGTACAGGAAAAGAACTAGTCGCACATTGGTTACATCAAAAGAGTGAACGAGCCTCGGGCCCGATGATTGAGGTGAACTGTGCAGCAATACCCTCTGAATTGATAGAAAGTGAATTGTTCGGACATGTAAAGGGAGCTTTTACTTCCGCTGTAAAAGACCGTGCTGGTAAATTTGAAGCGGCAAATGGAGGAACCATTTTTTTAGATGAAATTGGTGATATGAGTTTGTCTGCACAAGCAAAGGTATTACGAGCCTTGCAAGAAAATAAAATTTCTCGAGTAGGAAGTGATAAGGATATTAAAGTAAATGTTAGAGTAGTGGCTGCTACTAATAAAAATTTACAGAAAGAAATTGAAGAAGGCCGTTTTAGGGAAGACTTATATCATCGATTAGCTGTTATTCTTATCAAGGTTCCTGCCTTAAATGATCGAAGGGAAGATATCCCCGTATTGGTAAGACATTTTTCTGAAAAAATAGCAGGAGAACAAGGGAACACCCCTAAGCAGTTTTCAGATAAAGCCATTAAACTTTTACAAGAATATGATTGGACAGGGAACATACGAGAGCTACGTAATGTAGTTGAGCGTTTAATCATATTGGGAGGAAAAGAGGTCAGTGAAAGTGATGTAAGACTTTTTGCAAGTAAGTAA
- a CDS encoding PPK2 family polyphosphate kinase: MKTISVEKYKVTGPVKLASIPTLEDFNSDEKELKEALKKVRKKLAKFQDTMYAHARYGVLVCFQGMDTAGKDSLIRELFKDFNSRGVVVHSFKTPTDKELRHDYLWRHYIALPERGKFSVFNRTHYENVLVTRVHPQYILNENIPGVTSVDDIDDVFWQNRFDQINNFEKHISENGVLVFKFYLHLSKEEQRKRLLRRLEEEEHNWKFSPGDLKERNLWDTYQSCYEEAISQTSKEKAPWFVVPADNKEAARYIIASVLWSHLSAYTDVREPELDSETLKNLHIYKEQLEAEHE; this comes from the coding sequence ATGAAAACTATTTCAGTCGAAAAATATAAGGTTACAGGCCCTGTGAAACTTGCCTCAATTCCTACATTAGAAGATTTTAATTCGGATGAAAAGGAATTAAAAGAAGCTCTTAAAAAGGTCCGTAAAAAGTTAGCAAAATTTCAAGATACAATGTATGCTCATGCACGGTATGGGGTATTAGTGTGTTTTCAAGGAATGGATACAGCAGGAAAAGATAGTCTTATACGAGAACTGTTTAAGGATTTTAATAGTCGTGGAGTTGTCGTACATAGTTTTAAAACACCCACCGATAAGGAGTTAAGACATGATTATTTATGGAGACACTATATAGCCTTACCAGAACGAGGTAAATTCAGTGTTTTTAATCGTACACACTACGAAAATGTGCTGGTAACTAGAGTACATCCCCAGTATATACTGAATGAAAATATACCTGGAGTGACAAGTGTTGATGATATTGATGATGTTTTTTGGCAAAATCGATTTGATCAAATCAATAATTTTGAAAAACACATTTCGGAAAACGGAGTATTGGTCTTCAAATTTTATTTACATCTATCTAAAGAGGAGCAACGCAAGCGTTTACTTCGAAGATTGGAAGAGGAAGAGCATAATTGGAAATTTTCTCCTGGAGATTTAAAAGAACGCAACCTTTGGGATACTTACCAATCATGTTATGAAGAAGCCATTTCCCAAACATCAAAGGAAAAGGCCCCTTGGTTTGTCGTACCCGCTGATAATAAAGAAGCAGCACGTTATATTATTGCATCTGTATTATGGTCCCACTTAAGTGCTTATACTGATGTAAGGGAACCAGAATTAGACTCTGAAACCTTGAAAAATTTACATATTTATAAAGAACAACTTGAAGCTGAACATGAATAG
- a CDS encoding M20/M25/M40 family metallo-hydrolase: MNRIALLLILCISFTQAQTKDEQMLRKIYNEALSNGKSYEWLQHLSLTIGHRLSGSVNAELAVNYTKNELKSIKGVNSWLQPVMVPKWVRGLPEFAYIETKNGMTTTVPILALGGSVATPASGIKAELIEVKSIEDLQKLDPSQVSGKIVFYNRPMQDELINTFESYGGCVDQRYAGALEAGKLGAIGVIVRSVTLANDDYPHTGSMSYGDLPVSKRIPAAAISTNGANLLSSILSLNPKTKFYFKQNSQVLEDVESHNVIAEIKGSQYPDEIILVGGHLDSWDVGDGSHDDGAGVVQSMEVIRLFTELGYTPKRTIRVVLFMNEENGLRGATKYAEEAKRKNEKHILALESDAGGFTPRGFSFDTNQANYDHITQWKSLFEPYYIHLFDRKGSGADVGPLKDGKVVLAGLRPDSQRYFDHHHSERDTFDAVNKRELELGAATMAALVYLIDTYGIQE; this comes from the coding sequence ATGAATAGAATTGCCCTACTACTTATTTTGTGTATTTCTTTTACGCAAGCCCAGACAAAAGACGAGCAGATGCTTAGAAAGATTTATAATGAGGCCTTGTCTAATGGTAAAAGTTATGAATGGCTTCAACATCTTTCTCTCACTATAGGACATCGCCTATCTGGTTCTGTGAATGCTGAATTAGCAGTGAATTACACAAAAAATGAATTAAAATCTATAAAAGGGGTAAATAGTTGGTTACAACCAGTAATGGTACCCAAATGGGTACGTGGTTTACCTGAATTTGCCTATATAGAAACTAAAAACGGAATGACAACCACGGTGCCAATTTTAGCGTTGGGTGGTTCAGTGGCTACTCCGGCTAGTGGTATTAAAGCGGAGCTTATCGAAGTAAAGAGTATTGAGGACTTACAGAAACTTGATCCTTCCCAGGTCTCGGGAAAAATTGTTTTTTATAACAGACCTATGCAAGATGAACTTATCAATACATTTGAATCATATGGTGGCTGCGTGGATCAGCGTTATGCCGGGGCATTGGAAGCTGGAAAATTAGGTGCCATAGGTGTGATTGTGCGTTCGGTTACATTGGCTAATGATGATTATCCACATACCGGTTCCATGTCCTATGGTGATTTACCAGTTTCTAAACGTATACCTGCGGCTGCAATTAGTACTAATGGAGCTAATTTATTAAGTAGTATTCTTTCTCTCAATCCAAAAACAAAGTTTTATTTTAAGCAAAATAGTCAAGTGTTAGAAGATGTAGAGTCACATAACGTGATCGCAGAAATAAAGGGAAGTCAATACCCTGATGAGATTATTTTGGTTGGAGGACACCTTGATTCTTGGGACGTAGGAGATGGTTCGCATGACGATGGAGCTGGCGTAGTTCAGAGCATGGAAGTAATAAGATTGTTTACTGAGTTGGGATATACACCTAAGCGTACCATTAGAGTGGTATTGTTTATGAATGAAGAAAATGGGCTAAGAGGAGCTACAAAATATGCAGAGGAAGCCAAACGCAAAAATGAAAAGCATATTCTAGCTTTGGAAAGTGATGCCGGAGGATTTACACCCCGAGGATTTAGCTTTGATACAAATCAAGCAAATTATGATCACATTACTCAGTGGAAATCACTTTTCGAACCTTATTATATCCATTTGTTTGATCGTAAAGGGAGTGGAGCTGATGTAGGGCCATTGAAGGATGGAAAGGTTGTTTTGGCCGGTTTGCGCCCTGATTCTCAACGTTATTTTGATCATCATCATTCTGAACGTGATACTTTTGATGCTGTTAATAAGAGAGAATTGGAATTAGGAGCCGCTACTATGGCCGCCCTGGTATATCTGATTGACACCTATGGTATACAAGAGTAG
- the xerD gene encoding site-specific tyrosine recombinase XerD gives MKWQTTLSSYRNYLKIERGLSQNSINSYVMDIEKLISFLDENKILVTPLTITDEEIQQFVYSVAQKINPRSQARLISGLKSFFKYLIFEGYRKESPMELIETPKTGRKLPDTLSEEEIDKLIGAIELTSPEGERNRAILETLYGCGLRVSELTNLKCSDLFFDEGFIKITGKGNKQRLVPIGAHTQRYISLYINEIRNHLTPKKGHEDYVFLNRHGKQLTRAMIFTIIRNLATSIGLKKTISPHTFRHSFATHLLQNGANLRAIQQMLGHESITTTEVYMHLDRTHLQEIVTMHHPRK, from the coding sequence ATGAAGTGGCAAACAACTCTATCCTCTTATCGTAATTACCTTAAAATTGAACGTGGACTATCTCAAAATTCCATTAACAGCTATGTGATGGATATTGAGAAACTCATCAGTTTTCTAGATGAAAACAAAATACTAGTTACACCACTTACCATCACCGATGAAGAAATTCAACAATTCGTGTATTCGGTAGCGCAAAAGATAAATCCTCGGAGTCAGGCAAGGCTTATTTCTGGCCTAAAGAGTTTTTTTAAATACCTCATCTTTGAAGGCTATCGTAAAGAAAGCCCTATGGAACTCATTGAGACACCTAAAACAGGTCGAAAACTACCAGATACGTTATCTGAAGAAGAAATTGACAAACTTATAGGAGCTATTGAATTGACATCCCCTGAGGGGGAACGAAATCGTGCAATACTAGAAACTCTATACGGATGCGGACTTCGGGTTTCTGAACTTACAAACCTGAAATGTTCAGACCTTTTTTTCGATGAAGGTTTTATTAAAATAACTGGTAAAGGTAATAAGCAACGCTTAGTTCCTATTGGTGCACACACACAACGCTATATTAGCTTGTATATCAATGAAATTAGAAATCATTTAACTCCCAAAAAAGGGCATGAAGATTATGTCTTTTTAAATCGACATGGAAAGCAATTAACCAGAGCTATGATTTTTACCATTATCCGTAACCTAGCAACATCTATTGGATTGAAAAAAACCATTAGTCCACATACGTTCAGACATTCTTTTGCCACACATTTATTGCAAAATGGAGCTAATCTCCGCGCTATTCAACAAATGTTGGGACATGAAAGTATTACCACTACTGAAGTATATATGCATTTAGACAGAACTCATCTTCAAGAAATTGTTACTATGCACCATCCTCGAAAATAG
- a CDS encoding porin family protein, whose protein sequence is MKKLLLTALAVVGFVVSSNAQEKPRFGVTAGYINTTIKVSGDGMSASVDESGFFVGANADFKLSDVLHVQPAVLYASVDEADFLHIPIMFKYYVAEQFNIQAGPQGSLFLEDTEDTINSFGLDLGAGLGYDINENFFVEARYAFELTNRTPDFDAKTRINTLQIGVGYRF, encoded by the coding sequence ATGAAAAAACTATTGTTAACAGCTTTAGCTGTTGTTGGTTTTGTTGTGTCTTCAAATGCACAAGAAAAACCTAGATTTGGTGTAACTGCGGGTTATATTAATACGACCATCAAGGTTTCTGGTGATGGAATGTCTGCATCTGTTGATGAAAGTGGTTTCTTTGTTGGCGCTAATGCTGATTTTAAACTTTCGGATGTATTACATGTTCAACCAGCTGTGCTTTATGCAAGTGTAGATGAGGCTGACTTTCTACACATTCCAATAATGTTCAAGTACTATGTAGCTGAACAATTTAACATTCAAGCTGGACCTCAAGGTTCATTGTTTTTGGAAGATACTGAAGACACAATTAACTCTTTTGGATTGGACTTAGGTGCAGGATTAGGGTATGATATTAATGAGAATTTCTTTGTTGAAGCTCGTTATGCTTTTGAACTTACCAATCGTACACCTGATTTTGATGCTAAAACACGTATCAATACCTTACAAATTGGTGTAGGATATAGATTCTAA